A genome region from Mastacembelus armatus chromosome 8, fMasArm1.2, whole genome shotgun sequence includes the following:
- the tlcd4b gene encoding TLC domain-containing protein 4-B, with amino-acid sequence MEMRELTVVAGSFVSFQLLFSVASPRLSSTISPGYGRLPPAKLTEWHSRLVSTVHALVVGFFCLYILWFDDAINANPVWGDPRLVKLNVAITCGYLLYDLVLLACNWSTMGDGFFVCHHLAALYAYGYVLTRGVLPYFANFRLISELSTPFVNQRWFFEALKYPRSHRMVVLNGVAMAAVFFLVRIAVMPSYWASVFATFGTADFERLGLGAQVAWITSCIALDILNTIWMYKIARGCYKVLMGRWGRKVKEGAEVASSSDRKDVSNHTD; translated from the exons ATGGAGATGAGAGAGTTGACCGTGGTGGCTGGCAGCTTTGTGAGTTTCCAGCTCCTCTTCTCGGTGGCCAGCCCTCGGCTTTCCTCCACCATCTCACCCGGGTACGGTCGGCTGCCGCCCGCCAAGCTCACCGAGTGGCACTCCAG gttgGTGTCGACCGTCCACGCTCTGGTTGTGGGCTTCTTCTGTTTGTACATCCTGTGGTTCGATGACGCCATCAACGCCAACCCCGTCTG GGGTGACCCCCGCCTCGTCAAGCTGAACGTGGCCATAACCTGTGGCTACCTCCTGTACG ACCTGGTGCTGCTGGCCTGTAACTGGAGCACGATGGGGGATGGCTTTTTTGTCTGCCACCACTTGGCGGCGCTGTATGCGTACGGATATGTGCTG ACCCGTGGCGTGCTTCCCTACTTCGCCAACTTCCGTCTCATTTCAGAGTTGTCCACGCCGTTTGTCAACCAAAG GTGGTTCTTCGAGGCGTTAAAGTACCCACGCTCTCACCGGATGGTGGTATTGAATGGCGTTGCCATGGCGGCGGTGTTCTTCCTAGTGCGTATTGCTGTCATGCCGTCCTACTGGGCCAGTGTATTCGCCACTTTCGGCACTGCAGACTTTGAGCGACTGGGCTTGGGCGCCCAGGTGGCCTGGATCACGTCCTGCATCGCCCTGGATATCTTGAACACCATCTGGATGTATAAAATCGCCCGAGGCTGCTACAAGGTCCTGATGGGAAGGTGGGGAAGGAAGGTGAAGGAAGGAGCAGAGGTGGCGTCTTCCTCAGACAGGAAGGACGTCAGCAACCACACAGACTAA